From one Culex quinquefasciatus strain JHB chromosome 3, VPISU_Cqui_1.0_pri_paternal, whole genome shotgun sequence genomic stretch:
- the LOC6046669 gene encoding mitochondrial 2-oxodicarboxylate carrier: MGNDLKEFLRQAAMQVGAGGSAGFVEVCIMHPLDLVKTRLQLQASPGSAAAASSATYYNGVFDCIRKMAKAEGVFSLYKGILPPVLVETPKRAVKFLTFEQYKRFFLFGSDKPTPLTFSLAGLGAGVTEAILVNPFEMVKVTLQANKNKMGEVPSTWAVTRQIINESGFGLGGLNRGLTATIGRNGVFNMIYFGFYHSVKGVLPEYQDPVKEFLRKVGIGFVSGTLGSIVNIPFDVAKSRIQGPQPVPGQVKYKSTFGSMAIVAREEGFGALYKGLTPKVMRLGPGGAIMLVVYDYVYEFLDGYFK; the protein is encoded by the exons ATGGGCAACGACCTCAAAGAGTTCCTGCGTCAGGCGGCGATGCAGGTCGGTGCCGGTGGATCGGCCGGTTTCGTCGAAGTTTGCATCATGCACCCGCTGGATCTGGTCAAAACGAGACTCCAGCTGCAGGCCAGTCCCGGAAGCGCCGCTGCAGCATCGTCAGCC ACCTACTACAACGGAGTGTTCGATTGCATCCGCAAGATGGCCAAGGCGGAGGGCGTCTTCTCGCTGTACAAGGGCATTTTACCGCCGGTGTTGGTGGAGACGCCGAAGCGGGCGGTCAAGTTTCTGACCTTCGAGCAGTACAAGCGGTTCTTTCTGTTTGGGTCGGACAAGCCGACGCCACTG ACGTTCTCGCTGGCTGGGTTGGGTGCCGGAGTAACGGAGGCCATTCTGGTGAATCCGTTTGAGATGGTTAAGGTTACGCTGCAGGCGAATAAGAATAA AATGGGCGAGGTCCCGAGCACCTGGGCCGTCACGCGCCAGATCATCAACGAGTCGGGCTTCGGGCTGGGCGGGCTGAACCGGGGCCTGACGGCGACGATCGGCCGCAACGGCGTCTTCAACATGATCTACTTTGGCTTCTACCACAGCGTCAAGGGCGTACTGCCGGAGTATCAG GACCCCGTCAAGGAATTCCTCCGGAAGGTGGGCATCGGATTCGTGTCCGGCACGTTAGGGTCCATCGTAAACATTCCGTTTGATGTGGCCAAGTCCAGAATTCAG GGTCCTCAACCGGTCCCCGGACAGGTCAAGTACAAATCCACCTTTGGATCGATGGCGATCGTGGCCCGGGAGGAAGGTTTCGGTGCGCTGTACAAGGGACTCACGCCCAAGGTGATGCGGCTGGGACCGGGTGGCGCCATCATGCTGGTGGTGTACGATTACGTGTACGAGTTTTTGGACGGGTACTTCAAGTGA